A window of the Pseudomonas sp. B21_DOA genome harbors these coding sequences:
- a CDS encoding DUF1993 domain-containing protein encodes MTISLYAASVPVFQQMLNALSDVLKKAEAHASAKNIDQSVFLQARLYPDMFPLVRQVQIAVDFAKGVSARLAEVDLPKYDDTETTFAELQALIAKVLAFIGEIKPEQIDGKEGIEIVTRPGTPKEKRFSGQAYLLTYGLPQFFFHVTTTYALLRHNGVEVGKRDYMGAF; translated from the coding sequence ATGACCATTTCACTGTACGCCGCATCCGTCCCGGTTTTTCAACAAATGCTCAACGCCCTGAGCGATGTGCTGAAAAAGGCTGAAGCCCACGCCAGCGCGAAAAACATCGACCAGAGCGTCTTCCTGCAAGCGCGTCTGTACCCGGACATGTTCCCGCTGGTGCGTCAGGTGCAGATCGCCGTGGATTTCGCCAAAGGCGTGTCGGCGCGTCTTGCCGAAGTCGACCTGCCGAAGTACGACGACACTGAAACCACCTTCGCCGAGCTGCAAGCGTTGATCGCCAAGGTCCTGGCCTTCATTGGCGAGATCAAGCCAGAGCAGATCGATGGCAAGGAAGGCATCGAAATCGTCACCCGTCCGGGCACGCCGAAAGAGAAGCGCTTCAGTGGTCAGGCGTATCTGCTGACTTACGGCTTGCCGCAGTTCTTCTTTCACGTCACCACCACCTATGCGTTGCTGCGTCATAACGGCGTGGAAGTGGGCAAGCGCGATTACATGGGCGCGTTCTAA
- a CDS encoding cupin domain-containing protein: MHPPILNLNEVELEALPEALAPQGDTAGRYQQRIARIGQQLGAQKLGYRLYALPPGMRGSPFHSHRVNEEMFYVVAGEGEVRLGDERFPIRAGDVIACPPGGPEKAHQIINTSAGELRYLAVSTQQQPEICEYPDSNKYAVMDNFAVDADGNASGFVAVARQVDGVDYWDGE, translated from the coding sequence ATGCATCCGCCCATCCTCAACCTCAACGAGGTCGAACTCGAAGCCCTACCCGAAGCCCTCGCGCCGCAAGGCGATACCGCCGGGCGTTATCAGCAGCGTATCGCGCGGATCGGTCAGCAACTGGGTGCGCAGAAACTCGGTTATCGCCTCTATGCGCTGCCGCCGGGCATGCGCGGCAGTCCATTCCACAGCCATCGGGTCAACGAGGAAATGTTCTACGTGGTGGCCGGGGAGGGCGAGGTGCGGTTGGGAGACGAGCGCTTTCCGATCCGCGCCGGTGATGTGATCGCCTGCCCACCCGGCGGACCGGAGAAGGCACATCAGATCATCAATACCAGCGCGGGCGAACTGCGTTATCTGGCGGTGAGCACTCAGCAGCAGCCGGAGATCTGCGAGTATCCGGACTCGAACAAGTATGCGGTGATGGATAATTTCGCGGTGGATGCCGACGGCAATGCCTCGGGTTTTGTCGCTGTCGCGCGGCAGGTGGATGGGGTGGATTATTGGGATGGGGAATGA
- the sstT gene encoding serine/threonine transporter SstT, whose protein sequence is MTASSPSLLQRLKRLSLVTQIVIGLIAGIALALIAPELAKSTAFIGKVFVSALKAVAPILVFVLVMASIANHKHGQETHIRPILFLYLLGTFSAAVVAVVASMAFPSNLVLSTENVAVTAPGGIGEVLQSLLLSVVDNPVSALMNANFIGILAWAIGMGIAIRHAGDTTREVLGDLSNGVTVIVRVVIRFAPLGIFGLVASTLATSGFGALLGYAHLLAVLLGCMLFVALVMNPLIVFWKLRRNPYPLTLMCLRESGITAFFTRSSAANIPVNLELSKRLGLHEDTYSVSIPLGATINMAGAAITITVLTLAAVHTLGIAVDIPTAILLSVVAAICACGASGVAGGSLLLIPLACSLFGIPSEIAMQVVAVGFIIGVLQDSAETALNSSTDVLFTAAACLGEEEKAQRA, encoded by the coding sequence ATGACCGCTTCATCCCCTTCGTTACTGCAACGCCTGAAACGCCTGAGTCTGGTGACCCAGATCGTCATTGGTCTGATCGCTGGTATTGCCCTGGCCCTGATTGCACCTGAGCTGGCGAAGTCCACTGCGTTCATCGGCAAGGTGTTTGTCTCGGCGTTGAAAGCCGTGGCGCCGATTCTGGTGTTCGTGCTGGTGATGGCTTCGATCGCCAACCACAAGCACGGTCAGGAAACCCACATCCGCCCGATCCTGTTCCTTTATTTGCTGGGCACATTCAGCGCTGCGGTGGTGGCCGTGGTCGCCAGCATGGCCTTCCCGTCGAATTTGGTGTTGTCCACCGAGAACGTGGCCGTGACTGCGCCCGGCGGCATCGGCGAAGTGCTGCAAAGCCTGTTGCTGAGCGTCGTCGACAACCCGGTCAGCGCGTTGATGAATGCCAATTTCATCGGCATTCTGGCCTGGGCAATCGGCATGGGCATCGCCATTCGCCACGCCGGCGATACCACTCGCGAAGTGCTCGGTGACTTGTCCAACGGCGTTACCGTGATCGTCCGTGTGGTGATTCGCTTCGCGCCGCTGGGCATCTTCGGCCTGGTCGCGTCGACACTGGCCACCTCCGGTTTCGGCGCGCTGCTCGGCTACGCGCACCTGCTGGCGGTGCTGCTGGGTTGCATGCTGTTCGTCGCGCTGGTGATGAACCCGCTGATCGTGTTCTGGAAGCTGCGCCGCAACCCGTATCCATTGACGCTGATGTGCCTGCGCGAAAGTGGCATCACCGCGTTCTTCACCCGCAGTTCGGCGGCGAACATTCCGGTCAACCTGGAATTGAGCAAACGCCTGGGCCTGCACGAAGACACCTACTCGGTATCGATCCCGCTCGGCGCGACCATCAACATGGCCGGTGCGGCGATCACCATTACCGTGCTGACCCTGGCGGCGGTGCACACCTTGGGCATCGCCGTGGACATCCCGACCGCGATCCTGCTCAGCGTCGTCGCCGCGATTTGCGCCTGTGGTGCTTCGGGTGTGGCCGGCGGTTCGCTGCTGCTGATTCCGCTGGCGTGCAGCCTGTTCGGCATCCCGAGCGAGATCGCCATGCAGGTCGTGGCGGTGGGTTTCATTATTGGCGTGCTGCAGGATTCGGCGGAGACCGCGCTGAACTCGTCGACTGACGTGCTGTTTACAGCGGCGGCTTGCCTGGGCGAAGAAGAGAAGGCTCAGCGCGCGTAA
- the tig gene encoding trigger factor, protein MQVSVENTTALERRMSVTVPAERIETQVNKRLQQTAQKAKIAGFRPGKVPMSEIKRRFGADARQEAVGDVIQSSFYEAVVEQKLNPAGSPSIEPKSLEAGKDLEYVAVFEVFPEFTVAGFEGITVERLSAEVADADLDKMLDILRKQNTRFEVADRAAQNEDQLNIDFVGKVDGEVFAGGSAKGTQLVLGSGRMIPGFEEGLVGAKAGEERVLNLTFPEDYQNLDLAGKTAEFTVTVNTVSEPKLPELNEEFFAQFGIKESGIDGFRTEVRKNMERELRQAIKSKVKNQVMDGLLATNPIEVPKALLSNEVDRLRVQAVQQFGGNIKPDQLPAELFEEQAKRRVVLGLIVAEVVKQFDLKPDEARVREMIQEMASAYQEPEQVVSWYYKNEQQLNEVRSVVLEEQVVDTVLQKASVTDKSVSYEEAVKPVEAPAAD, encoded by the coding sequence ATGCAAGTTTCTGTTGAAAATACTACTGCTCTCGAGCGCCGCATGAGCGTCACCGTGCCGGCAGAGCGCATCGAGACTCAGGTCAACAAGCGTCTGCAGCAGACTGCCCAAAAGGCCAAAATTGCTGGCTTCCGTCCAGGCAAAGTGCCAATGAGCGAAATCAAGCGCCGTTTCGGTGCTGATGCGCGTCAGGAAGCGGTAGGCGACGTCATCCAGTCTTCCTTCTACGAAGCTGTGGTCGAGCAGAAGCTCAACCCTGCCGGTTCGCCTTCGATCGAGCCAAAGTCGCTCGAAGCGGGCAAGGATCTGGAATACGTTGCTGTGTTCGAAGTCTTCCCTGAGTTCACCGTTGCTGGCTTCGAAGGCATCACCGTTGAGCGTCTGAGCGCTGAAGTGGCTGACGCTGACCTGGACAAGATGCTCGACATCCTGCGCAAGCAGAACACCCGTTTCGAAGTGGCCGACCGTGCTGCCCAGAACGAAGACCAACTGAACATCGATTTCGTTGGCAAGGTTGACGGCGAAGTATTCGCTGGCGGCTCCGCCAAGGGCACTCAGCTGGTGCTGGGTTCCGGCCGTATGATCCCGGGCTTCGAAGAAGGCCTGGTTGGCGCTAAAGCTGGCGAAGAGCGCGTTCTGAACCTGACTTTCCCTGAGGACTATCAGAACCTGGACCTGGCTGGCAAAACCGCCGAGTTCACCGTGACCGTCAACACTGTGTCCGAGCCTAAGCTGCCTGAGCTGAACGAAGAGTTCTTCGCTCAGTTCGGCATCAAGGAAAGCGGCATCGACGGTTTCCGCACCGAAGTTCGCAAGAACATGGAGCGTGAACTGCGTCAGGCAATCAAATCCAAGGTCAAGAATCAGGTAATGGACGGTCTGCTGGCCACCAACCCGATCGAAGTGCCAAAGGCTCTGCTGTCCAACGAAGTTGACCGTCTGCGCGTGCAGGCTGTTCAGCAGTTCGGCGGCAACATCAAGCCAGACCAACTGCCAGCCGAGCTGTTCGAAGAGCAAGCCAAGCGCCGCGTCGTGCTGGGTCTGATCGTTGCCGAAGTGGTCAAGCAGTTCGATCTGAAGCCTGACGAAGCTCGCGTTCGCGAAATGATTCAGGAAATGGCTTCCGCTTACCAGGAGCCAGAGCAGGTCGTGTCGTGGTACTACAAAAACGAGCAGCAACTGAACGAAGTGCGTTCGGTTGTGCTGGAAGAACAAGTTGTGGATACTGTTCTGCAGAAAGCTAGTGTGACCGACAAATCGGTCTCCTACGAAGAAGCAGTCAAGCCGGTAGAAGCTCCAGCAGCCGACTGA
- a CDS encoding DUF6021 family protein, translating into MADSPTPKGPHSSEHSSGDDLGFDPDSPDLDDPQVDPVGPAKAPLDIERGEDPKKPAKPYDPLGDLKP; encoded by the coding sequence ATGGCAGATTCCCCAACCCCGAAAGGTCCGCATTCGTCCGAACATTCCTCCGGCGATGATCTGGGATTCGACCCGGATTCGCCCGACCTTGACGATCCGCAAGTCGATCCGGTCGGGCCGGCGAAGGCGCCACTGGATATCGAGCGCGGTGAAGATCCTAAGAAGCCGGCCAAGCCCTACGACCCGTTGGGCGATCTGAAACCTTGA
- a CDS encoding TerC family protein, with translation MEYLLELAASPTAWVALATLVVMEIVLGIDNLIFISILTNKLPEQHRQKARRIGIGMALILRLALLSTIAFIVQLTEPVIEILGQAFSWKDMILIAGGLFLVWKATTEIHHSMDPSPEDPKTAASTVTLGFAAAIGQILMLDMVFSIDSIITAVGMTEHLPIMIIAVVVSVLVMLLAADPLAKFINDNPTVVMLALGFLIMIGMTLIAEGFGAHVPKGYVYAAMAFSAGIEVLNMMSRRAKQKKVAQQA, from the coding sequence ATGGAATATCTGTTAGAACTCGCCGCCAGCCCCACCGCTTGGGTTGCTTTGGCCACATTGGTGGTAATGGAAATCGTGCTCGGCATCGATAACCTGATCTTTATCTCGATCCTGACCAACAAACTGCCCGAACAGCATCGGCAGAAGGCGCGCCGTATCGGTATCGGCATGGCCCTGATTCTGCGTCTGGCGTTGTTGAGCACCATCGCGTTCATCGTGCAGTTGACCGAGCCTGTGATCGAGATCCTTGGCCAGGCGTTCTCCTGGAAGGACATGATCCTCATTGCCGGTGGTCTGTTCCTGGTGTGGAAAGCCACGACCGAGATCCATCACAGCATGGACCCGTCGCCAGAAGATCCGAAGACTGCGGCTTCTACCGTAACGCTGGGTTTTGCTGCGGCTATCGGTCAGATCCTGATGCTCGACATGGTGTTCTCGATCGACAGCATCATTACCGCTGTCGGCATGACCGAACACTTGCCGATCATGATCATCGCGGTAGTAGTGTCGGTGCTGGTGATGCTGCTCGCGGCTGATCCGCTGGCCAAGTTCATCAACGACAACCCGACCGTGGTCATGCTGGCGCTGGGCTTCCTGATCATGATCGGCATGACGCTGATCGCCGAAGGCTTCGGCGCCCACGTACCGAAAGGCTATGTGTACGCGGCCATGGCATTCTCGGCGGGTATCGAAGTGTTGAACATGATGTCGCGCCGGGCGAAGCAGAAGAAGGTTGCTCAGCAGGCGTAA
- the pbpG gene encoding D-alanyl-D-alanine endopeptidase, translated as MNIRLSILSLLFAVTGTFITPTINAAETTAVPRDASTLKIASGSALLMDMQTNKVIYSSNPDVIVPIASVSKLMTGLVVVEARQNMDEWIDVDIRNTPEMKGVFSRVKLKSELPRREMLLIALMSSENRAAASLAHHYPGGYAAFIAAMNAKAKALGMTSTHFVEPTGLSERNVSTARDLSKLLVAAHKQPLLVQLTTTKEKTVAFRKPNYTLGFRNTDHLVNKADWDIKITKTGFTNPAGHCLVLVTKMGNRPVALVILDAFGKYTHFADASRIRSWVETGRSATVPAVAQQYKADKNLKSRQSGVVEAAK; from the coding sequence GTGAATATTCGTCTCTCGATTCTGAGCCTGTTGTTTGCTGTTACAGGCACATTCATCACGCCAACGATCAACGCTGCGGAAACCACCGCTGTCCCACGTGACGCTTCGACTTTGAAGATCGCGTCCGGCAGCGCCCTGCTCATGGATATGCAGACCAACAAAGTCATCTATTCCAGCAACCCTGACGTGATCGTGCCGATCGCTTCCGTCAGCAAGCTGATGACTGGCCTGGTGGTGGTGGAAGCTCGACAGAACATGGACGAATGGATCGATGTCGACATCAGGAACACCCCGGAAATGAAGGGTGTGTTCTCCCGGGTCAAACTCAAGAGTGAGCTGCCGCGCCGCGAGATGCTGCTGATCGCCTTGATGTCATCGGAAAACCGCGCTGCCGCGAGTCTTGCCCACCACTATCCGGGCGGCTATGCGGCTTTTATCGCGGCGATGAACGCCAAGGCCAAGGCGCTGGGCATGACCAGCACGCACTTCGTCGAGCCGACCGGTTTGTCCGAGCGCAACGTTTCCACCGCCCGCGACCTGAGCAAATTACTGGTGGCCGCGCACAAGCAACCGCTTCTTGTGCAACTGACCACCACCAAGGAAAAGACCGTGGCGTTCCGTAAGCCCAACTACACCTTGGGCTTTCGCAATACCGATCATTTGGTCAACAAGGCTGATTGGGATATCAAGATCACCAAGACCGGTTTCACCAACCCGGCCGGCCATTGCCTGGTGTTGGTGACGAAGATGGGCAACCGTCCGGTCGCGCTGGTGATTCTCGACGCCTTTGGCAAGTACACGCATTTTGCCGATGCCAGCCGTATCCGCAGCTGGGTGGAAACCGGACGCAGCGCCACTGTTCCCGCGGTGGCGCAGCAATATAAAGCCGACAAGAACCTCAAGAGCCGTCAGAGCGGCGTGGTCGAAGCGGCCAAGTAG
- a CDS encoding AI-2E family transporter, with protein MNEKSLQFKSLTVLLVLVTVAFIWILLPFYGAVFWAVILGILFAPVQRKVQLKFGWPRNVTSLCTLSLCLVIAILPVIIVSILLVQEGATVYKNIESGELDIAAYLAQFKHSLPPYFQHLLDRFGMGELDSLREKIVKTAMQGSQVLATQAFSFGQGTFEFVVSFFIMLYLLFFFLRDGPELARKMRTAVPLEENHKRRLQLKFNRVVRATVKGNVVVAVTQGALGGLIFWFLDIPSALLWAVLMAFLSLLPAVGAGIVWAPVAVYFLLSGMIWQGVVLGLFGVFVIGLVDNVLRPILVGKDTKMPDYLILVSTLGGLAVFGLNGFVIGPLIAALFLSSWALFVETKPKVQLP; from the coding sequence ATGAACGAAAAGAGTCTGCAATTCAAATCCCTGACAGTGCTGCTGGTGCTGGTCACGGTGGCCTTTATCTGGATTCTGCTGCCGTTTTACGGCGCGGTGTTCTGGGCTGTGATCCTCGGCATTCTGTTTGCGCCGGTGCAGCGCAAGGTGCAGCTGAAATTCGGCTGGCCACGCAACGTGACCTCGCTGTGCACCTTGAGCCTGTGCCTGGTGATCGCGATTCTGCCAGTGATCATCGTCAGCATCCTGCTGGTGCAGGAAGGCGCGACGGTTTACAAGAACATCGAAAGCGGTGAGTTGGACATCGCCGCCTATCTGGCGCAGTTCAAGCACAGCCTGCCGCCGTACTTTCAGCACTTGCTCGACCGCTTCGGCATGGGCGAACTCGACAGCCTGCGCGAGAAAATCGTCAAAACGGCGATGCAGGGCAGCCAGGTGCTGGCGACTCAGGCGTTCAGTTTCGGCCAGGGCACGTTTGAATTCGTGGTGAGCTTTTTCATCATGCTGTATCTGCTGTTTTTCTTTCTGCGAGACGGCCCCGAGCTGGCGCGCAAGATGCGCACCGCCGTGCCACTGGAGGAAAACCACAAGCGTCGTCTGCAACTGAAGTTCAACCGCGTGGTGCGCGCGACGGTCAAGGGCAACGTGGTAGTGGCCGTGACCCAGGGTGCGCTGGGCGGGCTGATCTTCTGGTTTCTCGACATTCCCAGCGCGTTGCTGTGGGCGGTGCTGATGGCGTTTCTGTCGCTGTTGCCAGCAGTGGGCGCGGGGATTGTCTGGGCGCCGGTGGCGGTGTACTTCCTGCTCAGCGGGATGATCTGGCAGGGTGTGGTGCTGGGCTTGTTCGGCGTATTCGTGATCGGCCTGGTCGATAACGTGCTGCGCCCGATCCTGGTGGGCAAGGACACGAAAATGCCCGATTACCTGATTCTGGTGTCGACCCTGGGCGGCCTCGCGGTCTTCGGCCTCAACGGCTTTGTGATCGGGCCGCTGATTGCCGCATTGTTCCTGTCGAGCTGGGCGCTGTTCGTCGAGACCAAGCCCAAGGTGCAGCTGCCTTAG
- the clpP gene encoding ATP-dependent Clp endopeptidase proteolytic subunit ClpP: MFRNSYIQQNSDIQAAGGLVPMVVEQSARGERAYDIYSRLLKERVIFLVGPVEDYMANLICAQLLFLEAENPDKDIHLYINSPGGSVTAGMSIYDTMQFIKPNVSTTCIGQACSMGAFLLTAGAPGKRFCLPNSRVMIHQPLGGFQGQASDIEIHAKEILFIRERLNMLMAKHSGRTLEEIERDTNRDNFMSAEAAKEYGLIDEVINQRPA; encoded by the coding sequence ATGTTCCGTAATTCTTATATTCAGCAGAACTCTGATATCCAGGCCGCCGGCGGCCTGGTCCCGATGGTTGTCGAGCAGTCCGCTCGTGGCGAACGCGCCTACGACATCTACTCGCGCCTGCTCAAGGAGCGAGTGATCTTTCTGGTGGGCCCGGTAGAGGACTACATGGCCAACCTGATCTGTGCGCAGCTGCTGTTCCTTGAAGCGGAAAACCCGGACAAGGACATCCATCTGTACATCAACTCGCCGGGCGGTTCGGTGACTGCAGGCATGTCGATCTACGACACCATGCAGTTCATCAAGCCGAACGTGTCGACCACCTGCATCGGTCAGGCCTGCAGCATGGGTGCATTCCTGCTCACCGCAGGTGCACCGGGCAAGCGTTTCTGCCTGCCGAACTCGCGTGTGATGATTCACCAGCCACTGGGTGGTTTCCAGGGCCAGGCATCGGATATCGAAATCCATGCCAAGGAAATCCTCTTCATCCGCGAGCGTCTGAACATGCTGATGGCCAAGCACAGCGGCCGTACTCTGGAAGAAATCGAGCGCGATACCAATCGCGACAACTTCATGAGTGCCGAAGCTGCGAAGGAATACGGCCTGATCGACGAAGTGATCAACCAGCGTCCAGCTTAA
- a CDS encoding MFS transporter, whose protein sequence is MLLPILLLSAAGFTVLTTEFVIVGLLPAIARDLEVSIPQAGLLVTLFAFTVALFGPFLTAYFARFERRKLFISILIMFGLANTVAALAPNIWVMAIARLIPALGLPVFWALASETAVDIVGPDFAGRAIAKIGFGIVCATVFGIPVGTLISDAFGWRSAFGILALIAFAKALLLFVYLPKTSLHQHQVSFRSQFKILRSPLMLGHILLSILVFSGMFTAYTYLADILERLAGFNGTVVGWCLMAFGAVGLIGNSLGGRAVDRHPLGASVLFCAFMIAGMVSLVPNIHSPVGLAVAMGIWGVTQAALFLVSHVRLMKAAPQAPAFAASLNIAGANLGIGLGAIVGGRVIDSAGLGFLGFAAAGFILLSVFLAMVLMTLKPREVCAS, encoded by the coding sequence ATGCTGTTGCCTATTCTTCTGTTGTCCGCTGCCGGGTTCACGGTGCTGACCACGGAATTCGTCATTGTCGGCCTGTTGCCGGCGATTGCCCGAGACCTCGAAGTCAGCATCCCGCAAGCCGGGCTGCTGGTGACGTTGTTTGCCTTTACCGTGGCGCTGTTCGGCCCGTTCCTGACCGCTTATTTCGCCCGTTTCGAGCGGCGCAAACTGTTTATAAGCATCCTGATCATGTTCGGTCTGGCCAATACCGTGGCGGCGTTGGCGCCGAACATTTGGGTGATGGCCATTGCGCGGTTGATTCCGGCGTTGGGTTTGCCGGTGTTCTGGGCCTTGGCCAGTGAAACCGCCGTCGACATCGTCGGCCCGGATTTCGCCGGTCGCGCCATCGCCAAGATCGGCTTCGGTATCGTCTGCGCCACGGTGTTTGGCATTCCGGTCGGCACGCTGATTTCCGACGCATTCGGCTGGCGCAGCGCATTCGGCATTCTCGCGCTGATCGCGTTTGCCAAAGCCTTGCTGCTGTTTGTCTACCTGCCGAAAACCAGTCTGCACCAGCATCAGGTCAGCTTCCGTTCGCAGTTCAAGATCCTGCGCAGCCCGCTGATGCTCGGCCATATCTTGTTGTCGATTCTGGTGTTCAGCGGCATGTTCACCGCTTACACCTACCTTGCGGACATCCTCGAACGACTTGCCGGTTTCAACGGCACCGTGGTCGGCTGGTGCCTGATGGCGTTTGGCGCCGTCGGGCTGATCGGCAACTCGCTCGGCGGGCGAGCGGTGGATCGGCATCCGCTGGGGGCGTCGGTGTTGTTCTGTGCGTTCATGATCGCCGGCATGGTCTCGCTGGTGCCAAACATTCATTCGCCAGTAGGCCTGGCGGTGGCGATGGGCATCTGGGGTGTAACCCAGGCGGCGTTGTTCCTGGTCAGCCATGTGCGCCTGATGAAAGCTGCGCCGCAAGCGCCTGCGTTTGCCGCGTCGCTGAACATCGCCGGAGCCAATCTCGGTATCGGCCTGGGCGCGATAGTCGGCGGCCGGGTGATCGACAGTGCCGGGCTGGGCTTTCTGGGCTTTGCCGCTGCCGGCTTCATTTTGCTGTCGGTGTTCCTCGCCATGGTGCTGATGACGCTGAAGCCGCGTGAAGTCTGCGCTTCATAA
- a CDS encoding peptidase C39 family protein, with translation MVRVFSRVSGALLVAVCVAALSGCAGNVAPQVKRLPERVELSGTFYRGEANQSGPQVLASLLSQQGIVITPGLLEKPLHLPGAEDKLQQNMQNLAREYGLVVYPLDSNLPALLTQVAAGYPVMVRFSEGSAFWAEPRYAILSGYDRNKQKVLLRAGMNRRQLMDFGSFESAFDKAGGWAILIQKPSQIPADVDRSRWLKAADDLAQAGEENAAAQARKALAAQ, from the coding sequence ATGGTGCGGGTATTTTCTCGAGTGAGTGGGGCGCTGCTGGTCGCCGTTTGTGTGGCGGCGCTGAGCGGATGTGCAGGCAATGTGGCGCCGCAAGTCAAACGCTTGCCGGAGCGGGTTGAGCTCAGCGGCACTTTCTATCGCGGCGAAGCCAACCAGAGTGGGCCACAGGTGCTGGCCAGTCTGCTGTCGCAACAAGGCATCGTGATCACCCCGGGCCTTCTGGAAAAACCGCTGCACTTGCCGGGCGCTGAGGACAAGCTGCAGCAGAATATGCAGAACCTTGCCCGCGAATATGGCCTGGTGGTCTATCCGCTCGACAGCAACCTGCCAGCGTTGCTGACCCAGGTTGCGGCCGGCTATCCAGTCATGGTGCGTTTCAGTGAGGGTTCGGCATTCTGGGCCGAGCCGCGTTACGCGATCCTGTCCGGCTACGACCGCAATAAACAGAAGGTCCTGCTGCGCGCCGGCATGAATCGTCGGCAGTTGATGGATTTTGGCAGCTTCGAGTCGGCGTTTGACAAGGCCGGTGGCTGGGCGATCCTGATTCAGAAACCGTCGCAGATCCCGGCAGACGTCGATCGCTCCCGTTGGCTGAAAGCCGCCGATGACCTGGCGCAGGCCGGTGAAGAAAACGCTGCGGCGCAGGCGCGAAAGGCCCTTGCGGCGCAATAG
- a CDS encoding DUF480 domain-containing protein has translation MSNEQESTSEQPRLNATEIRILGALIEKQATSPETYPLTLNALVLACNQKTSREPVMNLNQGQVGQSLRALEGRGFTRLVMGSRADRWEHKVDKALELVPAQVILTGLMFLRGPQTVNELLTRSGRMHEFEDAEQVVHQLERLIARGLAVLIPRQAGQREDRYTHALGDPADIEAILTARQNPGERSSGGVSLERIEELEARIAALEERLARLE, from the coding sequence ATGAGCAACGAACAAGAATCCACCTCCGAACAGCCACGGCTCAATGCCACGGAAATCCGCATTCTCGGTGCGCTGATCGAAAAACAGGCCACCAGCCCGGAAACCTACCCGCTGACCCTCAACGCACTGGTGCTGGCCTGCAATCAGAAAACCAGCCGCGAACCGGTGATGAACCTCAATCAGGGCCAGGTCGGCCAGAGCCTGCGGGCGCTGGAGGGGCGTGGTTTCACCCGGCTGGTAATGGGCAGCCGTGCCGACCGCTGGGAGCACAAGGTCGACAAGGCGCTGGAACTGGTGCCGGCGCAGGTGATTCTGACGGGTCTGATGTTTCTGCGCGGTCCGCAGACCGTCAACGAACTGCTGACCCGCAGCGGGCGCATGCACGAGTTCGAAGACGCCGAGCAGGTCGTGCATCAGCTTGAACGCCTGATTGCACGCGGACTGGCGGTATTGATTCCGCGTCAGGCCGGGCAGCGTGAGGACCGTTATACCCATGCCCTCGGCGATCCGGCGGATATCGAAGCGATCCTGACGGCGCGGCAAAATCCTGGGGAGCGATCGAGCGGTGGCGTTTCACTGGAGCGTATCGAAGAGCTGGAAGCACGGATCGCAGCACTGGAAGAACGCCTGGCCCGCCTCGAATAA
- a CDS encoding shikimate 5-dehydrogenase, with translation MQMNPNKDTQLCMSLSGRPGNFGLRFHNHLYEQLGLNFYYKAFSSQDLTGAVGGIRALGIRGCGVSMPFKEACIALVDELDASAAAIQSINTIVNTGGHLKAYNTDYIAVAQLLESHAVPKDSTFALRGSGGMAKAVASALRDGGYKNGLIVARNERAGRALADSLGYRWQAELGDERPQMLINVTPVGMDGGPEAGQLAFEPEVIKAAETVFDVVAIPSETPLIVRARAEGKRVITGLEVIAIQALEQFVLYTGVRPNEAQFAAAVDFARS, from the coding sequence ATGCAGATGAACCCGAACAAAGACACCCAATTGTGCATGTCCCTGTCCGGGCGGCCGGGGAATTTCGGTCTGCGTTTTCACAACCATTTGTATGAACAGCTGGGCCTGAATTTCTATTACAAAGCGTTCAGCAGCCAGGACCTGACCGGCGCGGTCGGTGGCATCCGGGCGCTGGGCATTCGTGGCTGCGGCGTGTCGATGCCGTTCAAGGAAGCCTGCATTGCGCTGGTCGATGAGCTGGATGCGTCGGCGGCGGCGATCCAGTCGATCAACACCATCGTCAACACTGGCGGCCACCTCAAGGCCTACAACACCGATTACATCGCCGTCGCGCAATTGCTGGAAAGCCACGCGGTGCCGAAAGATTCGACCTTCGCCCTGCGTGGCAGCGGCGGCATGGCCAAAGCGGTGGCCAGCGCCCTGCGCGATGGTGGCTACAAGAACGGTTTGATTGTCGCCCGTAACGAACGCGCCGGACGCGCCCTGGCGGATTCGCTGGGTTATCGCTGGCAGGCCGAGCTGGGTGACGAGCGCCCGCAGATGCTGATCAATGTCACCCCGGTAGGCATGGACGGCGGGCCGGAGGCGGGGCAACTGGCGTTCGAACCTGAAGTGATCAAAGCGGCTGAGACTGTATTCGACGTGGTGGCGATCCCTTCGGAAACACCGCTGATCGTGCGTGCGCGGGCCGAGGGCAAGCGAGTGATCACCGGGCTTGAGGTGATCGCGATTCAGGCGCTCGAGCAGTTTGTGCTGTACACCGGGGTGCGGCCGAATGAGGCGCAGTTTGCGGCGGCGGTGGATTTTGCGCGCAGCTGA